A genomic window from Antedon mediterranea chromosome 4, ecAntMedi1.1, whole genome shotgun sequence includes:
- the LOC140046957 gene encoding mitochondrial adenyl nucleotide antiporter SLC25A24-like, producing the protein MGSNKNDPKLHDYSEITHHVMRPEEEERYSKLFSQLDTDGDGRIDVDDLTTGLHRMGIHQMPGHAEKFMTKSDVNQDGELDFPEFVQYVAEHEKNLRLAFRSLDRNQDGHIDSEEIYTSMRHLGVKITKQDADRLLKSMDKDGTLKVDWNEWRNYLLFHPSADLHEIILYWKHATFLDIGEDVMIPDEFTEEEIKTGMWWRQLVAGGVAGAVSRTFTAPLDRLKVILQVIGSKKQNISLISGFKHMYREGGMLSFWRGNGINVLKIAPETALKFYAYERYKQMLHTEGTDIQIHQRFVAGSLAGATAQTIIYPMEVLKTRLAIRKTGQYKGILDCARQVLRNEGFVSFYRGYVPNILGIIPYAGIDLAIYETVKMSWIRRHDHHIAPSVWVLLGCGTLSSTCGQLASYPLALVRTRLQAQASGSHSSMVSLFKTIYTQEGVRGLYRGLTPNFMKVIPAVSIGYVVYENTKILLGIGHN; encoded by the exons ATGGGATCCAACAAGAATGATCCCAAACTTCATGATTACTCTGAAATTACACACCATGTAATGCGTCCAGAAGAAGAGGAGAGATATTCTAAGCTCTTCTCTCAACTTGATACGGACGGGGATGGGCGAATCGACGTTGATGACTTGACCACCGGCTTACATCGGATGGGTATACATCAGATGCCTGGTCACGCGGAG AAATTTATGACCAAAAGTGATGTGAATCAAGATGGAGAATTAGATTTTCCAGAATTTGTGCAATATGTGGCTGAACATGAGAAGAATCTCAGGTTGGCATTCAGAAGCCTGGATCGTAATCAGGATGGCCACATCGACTCAGAAGAGATCTACACTAGTATGAGACATTTAGGCGTTAAAATAACTAAGCAAGATGCCGACAGATTGCTTAAAAG tatggACAAGGATGGTACTTTAAAAGTAGATTGGAATGAATGGCGGAATTATTTGCTTTTTCATCCCAGTGCGGATCTTCATGAAATTATCCTTTATTGGAAACATGCAACG TTCTTGGATATAGGTGAAGATGTAATGATTCCGGATGAATTCACAGAGGAGGAGATCAAGACCGGTATGTGGTGGCGGCAACTTGTCGCAGGTGGCGTCGCGGGTGCTGTATCACGAACGTTTACTGCGCCACTTGATAGGTTAAAGGTTATATTACAG GTTATAGGATCCAAGAAACAAAACATAAGTCTTATATCAGGGTTTAAACACATGTACAGAGAGGGTGGTATGCTGTCGTTCTGGAGAGGAAATGGAATAAATGTTCTGAAAATTGCACCTGAGACGGCATTGAAATTTTATGCATATGAAAGA TATAAACAAATGCTACACACAGAAGGTACAGATATTCAAATACATCAACGTTTCGTTGCTGGTTCTTTAGCAGGGGCAACTGCACAAACTATTATTTATCCAATGGAG GTATTAAAAACTAGACTAGCAATACGGAAGACTGGGCAGTATAAGGGAATCTTAGACTGTGCTCGACAGGTCTTAAGGAATGAAGGATTTGTCAGCTTCTACCGTGGTTATGTACCAAACATTTTAGGAATTATACCATATGCTGGTATCGATCTTGCAATATATGAG ACAGTGAAGATGTCATGGATTAGGCGACATGATCACCATATAGCACCTAGTGTCTGGGTGTTGTTAGGTTGTGGTACGTTGTCCAGTACATGTGGTCAGTTGGCAAGTTACCCATTGGCGTTGGTCAGAACACGATTGCAAGCACAAG CTAGTGGTAGTCACTCATCTATGGTGTCTCTCTTCAAAACAATCTACACGCAAGAGGGTGTACGCGGGTTATATCGAGGACTAACGCCAAACTTCATGAAAGTGATTCCCGCGGTCAGCATAGGTTACGTCGTGTACGAGAACACCAAGATATTGCTTGGTATAGGTCATAACTAA